The following proteins are encoded in a genomic region of Comamonas resistens:
- a CDS encoding McrB family protein, whose amino-acid sequence MTTQTIDSAPQATWFVGASYGGTDDQMPRFLAEGIWENGYDDKLLDVVRSMRPGERIAIKSSYTRKHGLPFDSRGRAASVMGIKAVGTITENLNDGKRVKVDWAKVEPVREWYFYTHRATIWRVLPGEWMNDALIAFAFDGKPQDIDRFRNEPFWRERYGTTSQEKQRFEWTDFYEAVAEKLLAHADDRTPLIEGIHEIASRVPGLTYLQDKFPDGTSGPLRDICPFTTMGTFNRSMTDANRKTIAGELAKLLGVTVPVPPSFEGIPVLNNQRSWFFAYADKRGAGDIDALWKVFVAASKMVDGDQLDTRDAFIRAYDEATQVWGVAWNLSTGLYWAHPWEFLTLDSQSRHYINKRLGLNVAISGQQGPCDGRAYLKLLDDLRSRFGEDGYPVHSFPDLSLASWMYKDPVDEPVPAGDIGTNAGAEQETEGEVREAFQVAAPIAPYSVEDILKDGCFLERAEIDRLLDRLRTKKNLILQGPPGTGKTWLAKRLAFALMGQKDDSKVRAVQFHPNLSYEDFVRGWRPTGEGKLSLADGVFMEAIKAASKDPSSKFVVVIEEINRGNPAQIFGELLTLLEAGKRTPNEALELCYPDADGKRRPVHIPENLYVVGTMNIADRSLALVDLALRRRFAFVGLEPRLGQVWRDWVVKDCAVDPGLVADIERRIAELNDQIATDARLGKQFRIGHSYVTPAHRLEAGDTKKWFQQVVDTEIGPLLDEYWFDAPDEAQKAIARLTQGW is encoded by the coding sequence ATGACCACTCAGACGATAGATAGTGCACCGCAGGCGACCTGGTTCGTCGGCGCGAGCTATGGCGGTACAGATGATCAGATGCCGCGATTTCTTGCAGAAGGAATTTGGGAGAACGGATACGACGACAAGCTCCTCGATGTGGTGCGTTCCATGCGCCCGGGAGAGCGGATCGCCATCAAGTCGTCTTACACGCGAAAGCACGGTCTGCCCTTCGATAGCCGAGGCCGCGCGGCTTCGGTTATGGGGATCAAGGCGGTCGGCACGATCACCGAAAACCTGAACGACGGGAAGCGGGTGAAGGTGGACTGGGCCAAGGTCGAGCCGGTGCGGGAGTGGTACTTCTACACTCACCGAGCGACGATCTGGCGTGTGTTACCTGGCGAATGGATGAACGATGCGCTGATCGCATTCGCCTTTGACGGCAAGCCGCAGGATATCGATCGCTTTCGCAACGAGCCGTTTTGGCGGGAGCGTTACGGCACAACTTCACAAGAAAAGCAGCGCTTCGAGTGGACGGACTTCTACGAGGCAGTGGCCGAAAAGCTGCTGGCCCACGCAGACGATCGAACGCCGCTCATCGAGGGCATCCACGAGATCGCGTCCCGGGTGCCGGGGCTGACCTATCTCCAGGATAAGTTTCCCGACGGAACCAGTGGTCCGCTGCGCGACATTTGCCCGTTCACCACGATGGGCACCTTTAACCGGTCCATGACCGATGCCAACCGCAAGACCATCGCGGGTGAACTTGCCAAGCTGCTGGGTGTCACGGTGCCGGTCCCGCCTTCATTCGAGGGCATCCCCGTCCTCAACAACCAACGTTCCTGGTTTTTCGCCTATGCTGACAAGCGTGGTGCGGGCGACATCGACGCCCTATGGAAGGTATTCGTTGCCGCGAGCAAGATGGTCGATGGCGACCAGTTGGACACTCGCGATGCCTTCATCCGGGCTTATGATGAGGCAACCCAAGTGTGGGGTGTCGCATGGAACCTTTCGACAGGTCTCTACTGGGCGCATCCGTGGGAATTCCTGACCTTGGATAGCCAGTCGCGCCACTACATCAACAAGCGGCTCGGCCTGAATGTCGCCATCAGTGGTCAGCAAGGCCCATGTGATGGTCGGGCCTATTTGAAGCTGCTGGACGATTTGCGTTCGCGCTTCGGCGAAGACGGCTATCCCGTCCACAGTTTCCCAGACTTGTCTCTTGCGTCCTGGATGTACAAAGACCCGGTTGACGAGCCTGTGCCGGCTGGCGATATCGGTACCAATGCCGGAGCAGAACAGGAAACTGAAGGCGAAGTTCGCGAAGCCTTTCAGGTGGCAGCGCCAATCGCTCCCTACTCGGTGGAGGACATCCTCAAGGACGGCTGTTTCCTGGAGCGGGCCGAGATTGACCGCTTGCTCGATCGTCTGCGCACAAAAAAGAACCTCATCCTTCAGGGGCCTCCGGGCACGGGCAAGACCTGGTTAGCCAAACGGCTCGCGTTCGCGCTCATGGGCCAGAAGGACGACAGCAAGGTCCGCGCCGTGCAGTTCCACCCCAACCTGTCCTACGAGGACTTTGTTCGAGGGTGGCGCCCCACTGGCGAAGGCAAGTTGTCGCTGGCGGACGGTGTCTTCATGGAAGCCATCAAGGCTGCATCGAAGGACCCTTCGTCGAAGTTTGTCGTGGTAATCGAGGAGATCAACCGTGGAAACCCGGCGCAGATCTTCGGCGAGTTGCTGACGCTGCTTGAGGCGGGCAAACGGACGCCCAACGAAGCGCTGGAACTCTGTTATCCGGATGCGGACGGCAAACGACGTCCCGTCCATATTCCCGAGAATCTCTATGTGGTCGGCACCATGAATATCGCCGACCGATCGCTTGCACTGGTCGATCTGGCATTGCGTCGCCGCTTTGCTTTCGTTGGACTGGAGCCGAGACTCGGCCAGGTTTGGCGGGATTGGGTGGTCAAGGATTGCGCTGTCGATCCGGGCTTGGTCGCGGATATCGAGCGCCGTATCGCCGAGCTGAACGATCAGATCGCGACGGATGCGCGCCTTGGCAAGCAATTCCGGATTGGTCACAGCTATGTGACACCCGCACATCGACTGGAGGCGGGAGACACGAAGAAGTGGTTCCAGCAGGTCGTGGATACGGAGATCGGCCCGTTGCTGGATGAATACTGGTTCGACGCGCCCGACGAAGCACAAAAGGCGATTGCACGGCTGACGCAGGGCTGGTGA
- a CDS encoding DUF7940 domain-containing protein, whose product MTAKPKICLLDDWRRVLRRAWSIRFSLLAAAFTAAEVVVPLFGNVLPRGAFVLLAFAASICATVARIVAQPEMHR is encoded by the coding sequence ATGACCGCCAAGCCGAAGATCTGCCTTCTGGACGACTGGCGGCGCGTGTTGCGACGTGCCTGGAGCATCCGCTTCTCGCTGCTGGCTGCTGCCTTCACGGCGGCTGAAGTGGTGGTGCCGCTGTTCGGGAATGTACTGCCGCGCGGCGCGTTTGTGCTGCTGGCCTTTGCCGCCAGCATCTGCGCAACCGTTGCTCGCATCGTGGCGCAGCCGGAGATGCACCGATGA
- a CDS encoding phage tail protein — translation MSGGGKGSKSVTVGYRYYAGMHLALCHGPVDSLNRIVVGERTAWSGSLTSSGRIAIDQPNLFGGDEREGGIVGAVDLVMGNASDGQNDYLVSKLGANVPAFRGVVSLVLRQLQLSAMNPYIKPWSAELTRIIRRSDGSPQWYSDKAAIAGDMNPAHIIYECLTDRTWGRGYSSAEIDDASFRAAADTLYAESFGLSILWDQQQDIEAFIERILQHIDGSIYVSPRTGLFTLKLTRDDYDPATLLELNQTNVIRLESFERTLPEELVNQVTLSYHDRTTDKSVSISVQDIAGIERSLGEIKDAKVSYEGAANGALAARLAMRDLRQLSSTLAKITLVANRTAACLNIGDVFRFSWPELRIEQLILRVAQISYGTLADGRVRITCVEDVFGLPDAVYLAPAESGWVDPRQAPIAANFVSLSELPYWTIVHEMTGESAAAQAEIDPNGGFLSVSAVRPSDAAINYAVLTRQGSAVFEKIGVGDFIPSCVLANDIGQTNTVLNVLYGVDLDLVTLNTYAQVGSELVAVKAVNVAAGTVTVDRGVLDTVPAKHSAGARLYFIEGGQFYNTSQYLSGETVQAKVLPATGMGVLAEASAPTISYTFAKRQIRPYPPGKLRVNNLDYSVSYITGEVTVSWAHRSRVLQTAYLVTQSESNIGPEPGTTYTVRIYGEAGTLKHIETGLTGTSWTYPMAAEISESGLNRPNEKLTVKVEAVRDGYTSWQAQQIDIPECRGYGMFYGATYGE, via the coding sequence ATGAGCGGCGGCGGCAAAGGCAGCAAGAGCGTCACGGTCGGCTACCGCTACTACGCGGGGATGCATCTGGCGCTGTGCCACGGCCCGGTCGATTCGCTCAACAGGATCGTGGTCGGCGAGCGCACAGCGTGGTCGGGGTCGTTGACGTCCAGCGGACGGATCGCCATCGATCAGCCGAACCTGTTCGGCGGCGACGAGCGCGAAGGCGGCATCGTCGGTGCCGTGGATCTGGTGATGGGCAACGCCTCGGACGGCCAGAACGACTATCTGGTGTCCAAGCTGGGCGCCAACGTACCGGCTTTCCGGGGCGTGGTGTCGCTGGTGCTGCGTCAGCTGCAACTGTCGGCGATGAACCCCTATATCAAGCCCTGGAGCGCCGAGCTCACGCGGATCATCCGGCGATCCGACGGCTCGCCGCAGTGGTACTCGGACAAGGCGGCCATCGCCGGCGACATGAACCCGGCGCACATCATCTACGAGTGCCTGACCGACCGCACCTGGGGCCGGGGCTACAGCTCGGCCGAGATCGACGATGCGTCGTTTCGCGCTGCCGCCGACACGCTCTACGCCGAGAGCTTCGGCCTGTCGATCCTGTGGGACCAGCAGCAGGACATCGAGGCTTTCATCGAGCGCATCCTGCAGCACATCGACGGCTCGATTTATGTGAGCCCACGCACTGGGCTGTTCACGCTCAAATTGACCCGCGATGACTACGACCCGGCAACGCTGCTGGAGCTGAACCAGACCAACGTGATCCGGCTGGAGTCCTTCGAGCGCACCTTGCCCGAGGAGCTGGTCAATCAGGTCACGCTGTCCTATCACGACCGTACGACTGACAAGAGCGTCTCGATCTCGGTGCAGGACATCGCCGGCATCGAGCGATCCCTGGGCGAAATCAAGGACGCCAAGGTCAGCTACGAGGGCGCGGCCAATGGCGCGCTGGCTGCGCGCCTGGCCATGCGGGATCTGCGGCAACTGTCCTCCACCCTGGCGAAGATCACGCTGGTGGCCAACCGCACCGCCGCCTGCCTCAACATCGGTGACGTGTTCAGATTCTCCTGGCCCGAGCTGCGGATCGAGCAGTTGATCTTGCGGGTGGCGCAGATCAGTTACGGGACACTGGCCGATGGCCGAGTGCGGATCACCTGCGTCGAGGATGTGTTCGGCCTGCCCGATGCCGTTTACCTGGCGCCCGCCGAGAGTGGCTGGGTCGATCCCCGGCAAGCGCCCATCGCCGCGAACTTCGTGTCGTTGAGCGAACTGCCGTACTGGACAATTGTTCATGAGATGACGGGCGAGTCGGCCGCCGCTCAGGCCGAAATCGATCCGAATGGCGGGTTCCTGTCCGTGTCAGCGGTGCGCCCCTCCGATGCGGCGATCAACTACGCGGTGTTGACCCGGCAGGGATCGGCGGTCTTCGAGAAGATCGGTGTCGGTGATTTCATCCCGTCCTGTGTGCTGGCAAACGACATCGGACAAACCAACACGGTGCTGAACGTGCTCTACGGGGTCGATCTGGATCTGGTCACGCTCAATACCTACGCGCAGGTCGGCAGCGAGCTGGTCGCCGTGAAAGCGGTCAATGTGGCTGCCGGCACGGTCACAGTGGATCGGGGCGTGTTGGACACAGTGCCGGCGAAGCATTCAGCGGGTGCGCGGCTGTACTTCATCGAGGGCGGGCAGTTCTACAACACGAGCCAGTACCTGAGTGGAGAGACGGTGCAGGCCAAGGTGCTGCCTGCCACCGGGATGGGCGTCTTGGCAGAGGCGTCGGCGCCGACGATCAGCTACACGTTCGCCAAAAGGCAGATCCGGCCCTATCCGCCCGGCAAGCTCCGGGTCAACAACCTCGACTACAGCGTGAGCTACATCACCGGGGAGGTGACGGTCAGCTGGGCGCACCGCAGCCGGGTGCTGCAGACCGCCTATCTGGTGACGCAATCCGAATCCAACATCGGGCCGGAACCCGGGACGACCTACACCGTGCGGATCTATGGCGAGGCGGGGACGCTCAAGCACATCGAAACGGGGCTGACCGGCACGAGTTGGACCTATCCGATGGCCGCCGAGATTTCCGAGAGCGGCCTGAATCGACCGAACGAAAAACTGACCGTCAAGGTCGAGGCGGTGCGCGACGGGTACACCAGCTGGCAGGCCCAGCAGATCGACATCCCCGAGTGCCGTGGCTACGGCATGTTTTACGGGGCAACCTACGGAGAATGA
- a CDS encoding lysozyme, giving the protein MTRPPSPVMRRTVAGLTLSAAALVGIVLHEGYTDRAVIPVKGDVPTIGFGTTSGVKIGDTTTPPKALARALTDVQQFEGALKQCVTVPLAQHEYDALVSFSYNVGSRAFCQSTLVKKLNAEDYTGACAELLRWRFFQGKDCALPANARLCGGLATRREAEYRQCIGEAS; this is encoded by the coding sequence ATGACCCGCCCACCATCGCCGGTGATGCGCAGAACGGTGGCCGGCCTGACGCTGTCCGCCGCAGCCCTAGTCGGCATCGTGCTGCACGAGGGGTACACCGACCGCGCAGTGATCCCGGTCAAGGGCGATGTGCCGACCATCGGGTTCGGCACCACCTCCGGCGTGAAGATCGGCGACACCACCACGCCGCCGAAGGCGCTGGCTCGGGCACTTACCGACGTACAGCAATTCGAGGGAGCGCTCAAGCAATGCGTGACCGTGCCCCTGGCCCAGCACGAGTACGACGCGCTGGTGAGCTTTTCTTACAACGTCGGGAGCCGCGCGTTCTGTCAGTCCACGCTGGTCAAGAAACTCAACGCAGAGGACTACACCGGGGCCTGCGCCGAGTTGCTGCGCTGGCGCTTCTTCCAGGGTAAGGACTGCGCGCTTCCCGCCAATGCGCGCCTGTGCGGCGGGTTGGCCACACGGCGCGAGGCCGAGTACCGGCAGTGCATCGGGGAGGCATCGTGA
- the mcrC gene encoding 5-methylcytosine-specific restriction endonuclease system specificity protein McrC, which yields MTAVAEQVESASMSAEGFIGRIPVRNLWLLMLYASDLFRTRGIGKIGLEDRPDDLPDLVAEILAHAVEVRQRRRLSLGYRSRDAVINRVRGRIDVLTTERHQLMDRGLVACRFDELTIDTPRNRFVRAALESISRIVQRKDVAHRCRALAGGMKAMGVSGDAPTRAQMSTDRFGRNDADDRFMVAAAKLAFDLVLPTEASGANVLSLPDREATWVRRLFERAVGGFYEVVLSPQGWRVLCGGTMGWQIEQKTAGIDKILPTMRTDVVLDHPSNGQRIVIDTKFTSIVTSGWYREETLRSGYVYQIYAYLRSQVGCGDALADHASGLLLHPAIGQMVDETVLIQGHRIRFATVDLTASTADIRSQLLRFFDPIQSVTGQ from the coding sequence ATGACCGCCGTCGCAGAACAGGTGGAAAGTGCATCCATGAGCGCTGAGGGGTTCATCGGACGCATTCCGGTGCGCAACCTCTGGCTGCTGATGCTCTACGCCTCTGACCTGTTCCGCACTCGCGGCATCGGCAAGATCGGCTTGGAAGACCGCCCGGACGATCTACCGGATCTAGTCGCGGAGATCCTTGCCCACGCGGTTGAGGTGCGACAGCGTCGCCGCTTGAGTCTTGGATATCGATCTCGTGATGCAGTCATCAATCGCGTGCGTGGCCGGATCGACGTCTTGACCACCGAACGCCATCAGTTGATGGATAGAGGCCTGGTGGCGTGCCGGTTCGACGAACTCACCATCGACACACCACGCAATCGTTTCGTCCGAGCAGCCTTGGAGTCGATCTCCAGGATCGTTCAGAGGAAGGACGTTGCCCATCGGTGCCGCGCACTTGCGGGTGGCATGAAGGCAATGGGTGTATCAGGGGACGCACCGACCCGCGCCCAAATGAGCACTGATCGTTTCGGCCGTAACGATGCGGACGACCGGTTCATGGTGGCAGCCGCAAAGCTGGCGTTCGACCTAGTGCTACCTACGGAGGCGTCGGGTGCGAATGTACTCTCTCTGCCGGACAGAGAAGCGACGTGGGTACGCCGTTTGTTCGAGCGGGCGGTGGGCGGCTTCTACGAAGTCGTATTGAGTCCGCAGGGCTGGCGGGTGCTGTGCGGCGGGACGATGGGCTGGCAGATCGAGCAGAAGACGGCGGGGATCGACAAGATATTGCCGACCATGCGAACTGATGTCGTGCTCGACCACCCGTCAAACGGGCAGCGGATCGTCATCGATACCAAGTTCACCTCGATTGTGACGAGCGGTTGGTACCGTGAGGAAACCCTGCGCAGCGGATACGTGTACCAGATCTACGCCTATCTGCGCTCCCAGGTTGGGTGCGGCGATGCGCTTGCAGATCACGCGAGTGGATTGTTGTTGCATCCCGCGATCGGCCAGATGGTCGACGAGACAGTGCTGATCCAGGGGCATCGCATTCGTTTTGCCACCGTGGATCTGACTGCGTCGACGGCGGATATTCGATCGCAACTGCTGCGATTCTTTGACCCGATCCAGTCAGTGACAGGCCAGTGA
- a CDS encoding DUF2163 domain-containing protein, whose product MTYQNQENSLHAGQPVELYRFALGTTIWRYTSARDAVTYNGEQYIPAPIRRSEIEQTQEFGRAMLNLEAALDIGVVQSFIVTPPDGVLSLTIFRQHLTDPGTEFITWWKGRVVSVVFGGVTVQMRCEPIFTTLKRSGRRANYQINCRHPLYHGGCKVNAADYKTAGIVESVAGLEVTASVFLPKPIAWFVGGRLMSAGAQRMIVASSGGAVTLSAPIPGLKAGDAFEAYPGCDHTLTTCAAKFGNQLNYGGFPYIPVKNPFTGDAIV is encoded by the coding sequence CTATCAGAACCAAGAAAACAGCCTCCATGCCGGCCAGCCGGTCGAGTTGTATCGCTTCGCGCTGGGGACCACCATCTGGCGCTACACGTCAGCGCGGGATGCTGTGACCTACAACGGCGAGCAGTACATTCCGGCACCGATCCGGCGCTCGGAGATCGAGCAGACGCAGGAGTTCGGCCGCGCGATGCTCAATCTCGAAGCAGCGCTCGACATTGGCGTGGTGCAGTCCTTCATCGTGACCCCGCCCGATGGCGTGCTGTCACTCACCATCTTTCGCCAGCACCTGACCGACCCCGGTACGGAATTCATCACTTGGTGGAAGGGGCGGGTCGTGTCGGTGGTGTTCGGCGGTGTGACGGTGCAGATGCGCTGCGAGCCGATTTTTACGACGCTCAAGCGTTCGGGGCGGCGGGCGAACTACCAGATCAACTGCCGCCACCCGCTGTACCACGGCGGCTGCAAGGTCAACGCGGCCGACTACAAGACCGCCGGCATCGTCGAGAGCGTGGCGGGGCTGGAGGTGACCGCCTCGGTCTTCCTGCCCAAGCCGATTGCCTGGTTCGTCGGCGGCCGGCTGATGTCCGCCGGGGCGCAGCGAATGATCGTCGCCAGTTCCGGCGGTGCGGTGACCCTCTCGGCGCCGATCCCAGGCTTAAAAGCCGGCGATGCGTTCGAGGCCTATCCGGGCTGCGACCACACGCTCACGACCTGCGCCGCCAAGTTCGGCAACCAGCTGAACTACGGCGGCTTTCCCTACATCCCGGTGAAGAACCCCTTTACCGGGGACGCCATCGTTTGA
- a CDS encoding DUF4917 family protein, producing MDRIYIDTWANISADGWSSLLLGNGASIAIHKEFAYPTLHGIADAKGLLATTAPIFAKLGTTDFEHVLLACWYAEHVNGALGTPSAAISAAYEEVRTALIEAVHSVHPVHADVATDLQRVGAFASAFPTVVSLNYDLTLYWAMLLFNAAHGSWFKDAFHDGEFQTDWDYLRRPYGHAAGATLVFYPHGSLAVARDYLGDETKLSVGAGGAGDLLGTITRRWASGHYVPVFVSEGTSHQKVAAIRRSHYLTNVYEEVLPALGESLVVYGWSFDERDQHVLDAIAANPPKRMAVSVFTGQPDGDQQAFCHQVLKAVGRSLPKTAVTFFDSQSPGCWNNP from the coding sequence ATGGATCGAATCTACATCGACACCTGGGCAAACATCAGCGCTGACGGTTGGAGCTCCCTCCTTCTGGGCAACGGCGCCAGCATCGCCATCCACAAGGAGTTCGCATACCCAACACTCCATGGCATTGCTGATGCAAAAGGACTGCTCGCCACTACTGCCCCAATATTCGCCAAGCTCGGGACAACCGACTTCGAGCATGTTCTGCTCGCGTGCTGGTATGCCGAGCATGTCAACGGGGCATTGGGGACGCCGTCGGCCGCCATCTCCGCAGCCTATGAGGAGGTTCGCACAGCGCTGATCGAGGCCGTGCACAGCGTGCATCCGGTGCATGCCGATGTTGCCACCGACCTACAGCGGGTCGGTGCGTTTGCAAGCGCGTTTCCCACGGTCGTCAGCCTGAACTACGACCTCACCTTGTACTGGGCCATGCTGCTGTTCAACGCGGCGCACGGAAGTTGGTTCAAAGACGCATTCCACGACGGGGAATTTCAGACGGATTGGGATTATCTGCGGCGACCCTATGGGCACGCTGCAGGAGCAACATTAGTTTTCTACCCTCACGGCAGTCTTGCGGTTGCTCGTGACTACCTTGGTGACGAGACAAAGCTTTCTGTAGGCGCGGGAGGCGCAGGTGACTTGCTTGGCACCATAACCCGGAGGTGGGCGTCCGGGCACTATGTGCCCGTGTTTGTTAGCGAGGGAACCAGTCATCAGAAGGTCGCTGCGATTCGCCGAAGTCACTACCTGACGAACGTATATGAAGAGGTGCTGCCCGCCCTTGGAGAGAGCCTGGTCGTCTATGGCTGGAGCTTTGACGAGCGAGACCAGCATGTGCTTGATGCCATCGCGGCGAATCCGCCAAAGCGAATGGCCGTCTCGGTTTTCACTGGTCAGCCAGATGGAGATCAGCAAGCGTTCTGCCACCAGGTCCTCAAGGCCGTTGGCCGGTCTTTGCCAAAAACCGCTGTAACGTTCTTCGATTCGCAGAGTCCAGGGTGCTGGAACAATCCATGA
- a CDS encoding DUF2793 domain-containing protein gives MAALIGPNLGVNYGWTARESGWNAGMDANLKLLDAVLQLSVKSRAQATPPATPANGDRYIVAANPTGAWVGKAGQIAVRIEAGWSFYAPKIGWTCFIEDESVLSAYKATGWSTGVAI, from the coding sequence ATGGCTGCACTGATTGGCCCGAACCTGGGCGTGAATTACGGGTGGACCGCCCGCGAATCGGGCTGGAACGCGGGGATGGATGCGAACCTGAAGCTGCTCGATGCCGTCCTGCAGTTGTCGGTGAAGTCGCGCGCTCAAGCCACGCCACCGGCCACGCCCGCCAACGGCGATCGCTACATTGTGGCGGCTAATCCTACCGGCGCGTGGGTCGGGAAAGCCGGCCAGATCGCCGTGCGCATCGAGGCGGGATGGTCGTTCTACGCCCCGAAGATCGGCTGGACCTGCTTCATCGAGGACGAGAGTGTGCTCTCAGCCTACAAAGCCACTGGCTGGAGCACCGGCGTCGCCATCTGA
- a CDS encoding DUF6127 family protein translates to MTEPDSKPALVENMLLLRKEDFDELLDRAAERGAERCLAHLGLENGHAARDIRELRDLLDAWRDARRTAWQTFIKVVTTGILAALLVGAAIKLKLMGGIQ, encoded by the coding sequence ATGACTGAACCTGACAGCAAACCAGCGCTCGTCGAGAACATGCTCCTGCTGCGCAAGGAGGACTTCGACGAACTGCTCGACCGTGCCGCCGAACGCGGAGCCGAGCGTTGCCTCGCCCATCTCGGCCTGGAAAACGGCCACGCGGCGCGCGACATCCGCGAGCTGCGTGATCTGCTGGATGCGTGGCGCGATGCCCGGCGCACCGCGTGGCAAACCTTCATCAAAGTGGTCACCACCGGCATCCTGGCCGCGCTGCTGGTCGGTGCCGCCATCAAACTCAAACTGATGGGAGGCATCCAATGA